One Vigna unguiculata cultivar IT97K-499-35 chromosome 11, ASM411807v1, whole genome shotgun sequence DNA window includes the following coding sequences:
- the LOC114168863 gene encoding uncharacterized protein LOC114168863: MASRKNYFTSRSHRFLPVASNRDSLSLTMDSESAFEFDESEIYNSGRANSFEFSRSLHGRGSAKKKPSSSATAAAASVPVNIPDWSKILGDEYTKRNNNRNNNNDEESDYDDDHNEGYDEFERSGRVPPHEFLARTRVASFSVHEGLGRTLKGRDLSTLRNAIWAKTGFQD; this comes from the coding sequence ATGGCGAGCAGAAAGAACTACTTCACTTCACGAAGCCACCGTTTTCTCCCCGTCGCTTCAAACAGAGACTCTCTATCGCTAACCATGGATTCCGAATCCGCGTTCGAATTCGACGAGTCCGAGATTTACAACTCGGGCCGGGCTAACTCGTTCGAGTTCAGCAGATCGCTCCACGGCCGCGGCTCCGCCAAGAAAAAACCCTCTTCCTCCGCCACCGCCGCCGCGGCGTCGGTGCCCGTCAACATCCCCGACTGGTCGAAGATCCTCGGCGACGAGTACACTAAAAGAAATAACAACCGCAACAACAACAACGACGAGGAAAGCGATTACGACGACGATCACAACGAGGGTTACGATGAATTTGAACGGAGCGGGAGAGTGCCACCGCACGAGTTTCTGGCGAGAACTAGGGTTGCTTCCTTCTCCGTGCATGAAGGTTTAGGGAGAACCCTGAAGGGAAGGGATCTGAGTACGCTCCGAAACGCCATTTGGGCCAAAACCGGTTTCCAAGACTGA